AGCAGTACTGAAATAAATCAGCATTAAAAAAACGATCTTAAACAATAATATTTTATGAATTTTCATCTTGCCGTAAAAGTAATACAACATTTACGACTTAATGAAAATAAAATGTTAATTATTGTTATAAAAAAACTATTATTTTTGCCAACTTATACTCAGAAAATCATCACTAAATAGTTATAATGAATGGTGTTTACTGAAATTGCTTAAATTTGACAGTGATAATTCAAACCCAATTTCAAGAGATGTAATACTGCTATAATAATTTCTTTACTTTTTAGGGCACCCTATTTATTGCATTATAATTAGGTCACATGATTTAAATATCCAATGTGAAAACCAACATCTTCTTTAATGCCCAAAAAACTAAAATTACTGGACTAGTTTTAGTTGTTATCTTGATTCATATTTTGATCATTCGTTATATTCTTTTAAGAACCTTAGATATCCACCTATCGCTTTAAGTCTTAAGAAAAGTGTTGAAATATCGTTGTCGGATATTGAGCGATTGTATTTCAATTCCATAGAAACCGACTACCATCTATAAATTACGATATGTATTTTAATACATAACGTATTCATTATCAATTTATAATCATTACAAATTAAGTTCCTTCTTCTTCTTTTTTGAATATAATCAGTTACCTTTATATAGCTAAATTTTATATTCATGGAAGCTATTAATAGTAGAAGAGATTTTTTAAAAAATCTCGCCATTGGAGGTGGTGGAGTCGTCATTCTCGGACAGTATCATTTTCTCTTCGCCAACGAAGCTAAAAATGGTATCTTGAAAGCCATTATCGTTGATTTTGACAAATGTGCAGGATGTCAAACATGTGAAACAGTTTGCTCCGCTTTTCATCATCCTGTCGAAATTGACGGAGAAATGATAAACGGACTGGGAAACCCAAAACTGGCAAATATTCAGGTGTATCATTACAATCCGGATATGGACATCCCAAGTGTTTGTGCTAATTGCCCTGATTCACCATGCGTTGAGAATTGTCCATCAACCCCTAATATTAATGGAAATAAAGCCATATATCGGGATAAAATAACACAGGCAATTCGCACAAATCATGAAATATGCATAAGCTGTGGAACTTGTGCTGACACTTGTAAAAATCAG
The genomic region above belongs to Bacteroidota bacterium and contains:
- a CDS encoding 4Fe-4S dicluster domain-containing protein, whose translation is MEAINSRRDFLKNLAIGGGGVVILGQYHFLFANEAKNGILKAIIVDFDKCAGCQTCETVCSAFHHPVEIDGEMINGLGNPKLANIQVYHYNPDMDIPSVCANCPDSPCVENCPSTPNINGNKAIYRDKITQAIRTNHEICISCGTCADTCKNQRTGVIKMNALTNHPEHICDHCGGDPQCAKYCPYGALSFQEVDIEKTYFGMSPTQIAEELFKRYYTAQEVIHG